One Etheostoma cragini isolate CJK2018 chromosome 19, CSU_Ecrag_1.0, whole genome shotgun sequence DNA segment encodes these proteins:
- the LOC117934783 gene encoding UDP-glucuronosyltransferase 2B15-like has translation MIIPIFLTGLCFLLLGPTCCSSSRILVVPVDGSHWINMEVILRELHSRGHIMTVLRSAKSWFIPSNSSIFTSVNVTMLDDTEDMNYYNKMLRDVMECRRLPTFIRTFYQQYLITSLFANGHGIMARSIARIFDDPVFMKKMQDSKFDLIITDPVLPIGVVLGSYLKLPMVFNVRWINTGEGHLTIAPSPVSYVPVSGSELHDQMEFVERTKNMLHSIYSFVEQHVFINPAYSDLFQRYFPPGTDLLSLELAADIWLVRTNFVFEFPRPTMPNVVYIGGFQCTKAGPLPVELEAFMQSSGEHGVVVMSLGSLVSVLPRETTEAIAAAFAQLPQKVVWRFVGEKPSSLGNNTLLVKWLPQNDLLGHPRTRAFVAHGGTNGIYEAIYHGVPVLGLPLLFDQFDNLLRLQVRGAARVMEAGSLTKEDFVEALKDILETPSYLNNIQRLSKLHHDQPMSPIDTAIFWIEYVIRNKGAAHLQSAGFSLPWYSYSCLGVAVLIMALFGAFVWASVLACQVLCCRRSQEKRKAE, from the coding sequence ATGATAATCCCTATTTTCCTGACAGGGCTCTGCTTCCTGTTGCTCGGGCCCACTTGTTGCAGTAGCAGCAGGATCCTAGTAGTGCCTGTTGATGGCAGCCACTGGATCAACATGGAGGTTATCCTCCGAGAGCTGCACTCCAGAGGCCACATCATGACTGTGCTACGATCTGCCAAGAGTTGGTTCATCCCTAGTAACTCTTCCATTTTTACTTCTGTTAATGTGACCATGTTGGATGACACGGaagacatgaactactacaataAAATGCTACGAGACGTTATGGAATGCCGCAGGTTGCCGACCTTTATACGCACCTTCTACCAACAGTACTTAATCACATCCTTGTTTGCAAATGGCCATGGGATCATGGCCAGATCAATTGCTAGAATTTTCGATGACcctgtttttatgaaaaaaatgcaagacTCTAAGTTTGACTTAATAATAACAGACCCTGTTTTGCCTATAGGTGTTGTTTTGGGTAGTTACCTTAAGCTGCCAATGGTTTTCAATGTGCGCTGGATTAATACTGGAGAGGGCCATTTGACCATAGCTCCCTCTCCAGTCTCCTATGTTCCTGTGTCAGGAAGTGAACTTCACGATCAGATGGAATTTGTGGAAAGAACCAAGAATATGTTACATTCTATCTATAGTTTTGTTGAACAGCACGTTTTCATTAACCCCGCCTACTCAGATCTTTTCCAGCGGTATTTCCCTCCTGGAACTGACTTGCTGTCTTTGGAGCTTGCAGCTGATATCTGGCTGGTGAGGACCAATTTTGTCTTTGAGTTCCCTCGGCCCACCATGCCCAACGTGGTCTACATAGGGGGGTTCCAGTGTACAAAGGCTGGTCCTCTTCCTGTTGAGTTAGAAGCCTTCATGCAGAGCTCTGGTGAGCATGGGGTTGTGGTCATGTCTTTGGGGTCGCTGGTGTCAGTGCTGCCTCGTGAGACTACAGAGGCTATTGCTGCTGCTTTTGCTCAGCTACCTCAAAAGGTGGTGTGGAGGTTTGTTGGTGAAAAGCCTTCATCCTTGGGGAACAACACCCTTCTGGTTAAATGGCTTCCTCAGAATGACCTCCTGGGACACCCCAGGACTCGTGCCTTTGTAGCCCACGGAGGAACCAACGGCATATATGAGGCCATTTACCATGGCGTTCCCGTTCTGGGCCTGCCACTCCTCTTTGACCAGTTTGACAACCTACTTCGGCTACAGGTACGTGGGGCAGCTCGGGTAATGGAAGCTGGATCACTCACTAAAGAAGACTTTGTGGAGGCTCTAAAGGACATCCTGGAGACTCCCTCGTACCTCAACAATATACAGCGTCTCTCAAAGTTACACCACGATCAGCCAATGTCTCCCATTGACACCGCCATCTTTTGGATTGAATACGTCATCCGGAACAAAGGAGCAGCCCATTTGCAGTCAGCAGGTTTTAGTCTGCCATGGTACTCCTATTCCTGTCTGGGTGTGGCTGTTTTAATTATGGCCCTCTTTGGAGCCTTTGTCTGGGCTTCAGTCTTAGCCTGTCAGGTTCTCTGCTGCCGAAGGTCTCAGGAAAAGAGGAAGGCTGAGTAA
- the LOC117934865 gene encoding cornifelin homolog A-like, producing the protein MSKMVVTQPRPFITTSISNEWTSGICQCFQDLPQCCLAFWCLPCFYCKTAKEAGECVCLPLLDGCGCIPPIATAVRVSVRQRYGIEGTVCNDCVYACCCGPCSWCQIAREIKTRRNPML; encoded by the exons ATGTCTAAAATGGTTGTGACCCAGCCGAGGCCCTTCATTACAACTTCCATATCCAATGAATGGACCTCTGGCATCTGTCAGTGCTTCCAAGACCTGCCCCAGT gttgCTTGGCCTTCTGGTGTCTTCCTTGCTTCTACTGTAAGACGGCCAAAGAGGccggggagtgtgtgtgtttacctctgCTGGATGGTTGTGGATGCATCCCTCCTATAGCCACAGCCGTCAGGGTGTCGGTACGCCAACGTTACGGCATTGAG GGCACGGTTTGCAATGACTGTGTGTACGCCTGCTGCTGCGGGCCTTGCAGCTGGTGCCAAATAGCAAGAGAGATCAAAACAAGGAGGAATCCCATGCTATAG